A section of the Quatrionicoccus australiensis genome encodes:
- a CDS encoding alkene reductase, producing MTTLFDPIQIGDIALANRIVMAPLTRNRAIAGNVAGPMTAEYYRQRATAGLIIAEASQISPIAQGYLDTPGIYSAEQVAGWRQVTDAVHAAGGKIVLQLWHVGRVSHSSLLPDGAAPVSSTDKVANASTFTKDGFVPVSTPRALRDDEIPGLIEDYRLAARNAIDAGFDGVEIHAANTYLIEQFLRDSVNERSGPYGGSIANRARLLLEVVAAISKEIGAGRTGVRLSPMTTFTAPLDSDPQALYGYIVEQLAPFGLAYLHVIEGETGGTRTPEGKAFDYEALHRAFPGAWMLNNGYSRQLAIDNVADGKADLVAFGRPFISTPDLVRRLREDKPFNELRADKLYGGGAEGYTDYPTLAA from the coding sequence ATGACTACCTTGTTCGACCCCATCCAGATCGGCGACATCGCACTCGCCAACCGTATCGTCATGGCGCCGCTGACGCGTAACCGCGCCATCGCCGGCAATGTCGCCGGTCCGATGACTGCCGAGTATTACCGTCAGCGCGCCACGGCCGGCCTGATCATTGCCGAAGCCAGCCAGATCAGCCCGATCGCCCAGGGTTACCTCGATACCCCGGGCATCTACAGCGCCGAGCAGGTCGCCGGCTGGCGCCAGGTCACCGATGCCGTGCATGCGGCCGGCGGCAAGATCGTGCTGCAACTCTGGCACGTCGGCCGTGTCTCGCACAGCTCGCTGCTGCCGGATGGCGCTGCTCCGGTGTCGTCGACCGACAAGGTCGCGAATGCCTCGACCTTCACCAAGGACGGCTTCGTTCCCGTATCCACGCCGCGCGCCCTGCGTGACGATGAGATTCCCGGCCTGATCGAGGATTACCGCCTTGCTGCGCGCAATGCCATCGATGCCGGCTTTGACGGCGTCGAGATCCACGCTGCCAACACCTACCTGATCGAGCAGTTCCTGCGCGACAGCGTCAATGAGCGCAGCGGCCCGTACGGCGGCAGCATCGCCAACCGCGCCCGCCTGCTGCTCGAAGTCGTCGCAGCGATCAGCAAGGAAATCGGCGCCGGTCGCACCGGTGTGCGCCTGAGCCCGATGACCACCTTCACGGCACCGCTCGACAGCGATCCGCAGGCGCTCTACGGCTATATCGTCGAACAGCTCGCACCGTTCGGTCTGGCTTACCTGCATGTGATCGAAGGCGAAACCGGTGGTACGCGCACGCCAGAAGGCAAGGCTTTCGACTACGAGGCCCTGCACCGTGCTTTCCCGGGCGCCTGGATGCTCAATAACGGCTATTCGCGCCAACTGGCGATCGATAACGTCGCCGACGGCAAGGCCGATCTGGTCGCCTTTGGCCGGCCCTTCATCAGCACGCCGGACCTCGTCCGTCGCCTGCGTGAAGACAAGCCGTTCAACGAACTGCGTGCCGACAAGCTTTACGGCGGCGGTGCCGAGGGTTACACCGATTACCCGACGCTGGCTGCCTGA